The nucleotide window GCACAGGGTTCCGGACCGCGCATCATCGTGCTGACCACGTTCGACCTGGACGAATATGCGCTCGCAGCCATCCAGGCGGGGGCCAGCGGCTTCCTGCTGAAGGATGCGCCACCCGAAGAACTGCTCGAGGCGGTGCGGACGGTTCACCGGGGTGACGCCGTCATCGCTCCGTCAACCACGCGCAGGCTGCTGGAACACGTGGCACCGCTGCTGAGGGCGCCGTCCGGAGCCAACGAACGGGCGAAGTCCCTGGTGGGGAGCCTCACGGCCCGCGAGCGCGAAGTGTTCACGCTGATTGCGCAGGGCAGATCGAACACCGAGATCGCCTCGGATCTGTTCCTCTCGGAAGCCACGGTGAAGACACACGTGGGACACATTCTCGCCAAGTTGGGCGCAAGGGACCGCGTGCAGGCAGTGGTGCTGGCCTATGAGGCCGGCGTCGTACAGCCCTGACACCCTCATCCCGATCCGTTGCCGCTCTCATCCTCCAGTAGGAGGACGGCGCTGCGAAGAACCTCCCACCGTCCGATCCGCGGGCACCCGCGCGTTTCCTAGCGTGAAAGCATGACACCGAATCTTTCGACGGCTGCCGCGCCGTCCTCCGTTTCCGCTGCAGCGGTTGCTGCCGAATCCCTCAACAAGTCCTATGGCCGGGACAACACCACAGTGCACGCTTTGCGCGATGTCTCGGTCAGTTTCCCCAGCGGGCGTTTCACCGCAATCATGGGCCCCTCAGGTTCCGGGAAGTCCACGCTCATGCACTGCCTCGCCGGCCTCGACACTGCCGATTCCGGTCGTATTCTGCTGGGCGGCACGGACATCACCGGCTTGAACGACGGCGAGCTGACGAGGCTGCGCCGCGACCGCGTGGGTTTCGTGTTCCAGTCCTTCAACCTGATCCCCACGCTCACCGCGGAACAAAACATCACTCTTCCTGTCGCGCTGGCCGGCGGGCAGGTGGATCGAGAATGGCTTCAGCAGATCTGCACCATTCTCGGCCTGACCGACCGGCTCAGCCACCGTCCGCACGAGCTGTCCGGTGGGCAGCAGCAGCGCGTGGCGGTGGCCCGTGCCCTGCTCACGCGACCGGACGTCATCTTCGGCGATGAGCCGACCGGCAACCTCGACTCCCGTTCGGGAGCGGAGGTGCTGGCCCTCCTGAGGCGCAGCAGCCAGGAGATGGGACGAACCATCATCATGGTGACCCATGACCCGGTCGCGGCCTCCTACGCCGACCGCGTGATCCTGATGCAGGACGGAGCCCTGGTGGGGGAACTGGAACGAAGCACCCCCGACGCCATCCTCTCCGCCCTCTCGCAGCTGGGAGCCTGACCGTGCTGACTGTTGCCCTGTCCCAGGTTTCGCGGCATGCCCGCCGCTACATCGCCGTCGGGCTGGCTGTCATGCTCGGTGTCGGCTTCCTGGCCGCGACCCTGATGGTCGGCGCCACCACTACTGCCACGCTTCAGAACAGCATCGGTGCGGAATATTCCAAAGCCGACCTCGTCGTGACCTCGGCTGACGGCTCCTCCCTGCTGCCGGCAGCGGCGGACACTGTCAGTTCAGTAGCCGGAGTCGAGGTGGTGCATGCGGAACAGCAGGGGTACTTCGTGCTCCAGGCCGGCACCGCAACGAACATGGCGAATCTTTCCGCGCTGGCACCGCCCGTACTGGAAGGCCTCGTCCTGCAGGAAGGTAACCTGCCCGAATCCGCCGGCGAGGTGGTGATTGACGCTGCGTCGGCTGAACAATTCGGTGTGGAAATCGGCGACACTCTGCAGGGCGCCGCTCTCCGCGAGGGCACCCTCGCAGAGAACCTCGCGGCATCCGGGATGGAGCTGACCGTCACGGGGCTCAGTGAACCGTCCGCCCACCCTTTCCTCTCCGGGGCCATCGCACTCCATGCCGTCCCGTTCCAGGTCGATGAACTCGTACCGGACGGTGCGACGTCGCAATTGCAGGTTATTCTCACAGACGGGGCGGGGGCGGGCCAGGTGGGTACCGCCGTCGACCAGGTCCTGGCCGACGCGGGCACGGAGGCAAGTGTGCTCACCGCAGCCGAACAAACGACCGAGGATGTCGCTGCCCTTTCCGGCGGACAGGACCAGCTGACCATCGTGCTGTTGGCATTCGCCGTCGTCGCAGTGATCGTCACGGCGCTCGTGATCGCCAACACGTTCTCGGTGCTCGTTGCCCAGCGCACGCGGGAACTCGCGCTGCTCCGCTGCATCGGGGCCGGCCGCGGGCAGATCCGCCGCTCGGTTCTCCTGGAAGCTGCGGTTGTCGGCACGGTGTCCTCGGCCCTCGGTGTCCTGCTCGCTGCCGGTGTCATGTGGGCGCTCGTGTCCCTTGCCCGAACGGTTCCGGGCAGTGAATTTGCAACCCTTGCAGTGCCGGCATCGGCCGTCGTGGGCGGCATGGTGGTTGGAATCCTCATGACCATCGCAGCAGCACTCGTGCCGGCAAGGGCAGCCACCGCCGTCGCTCCCCTTGCCGCCCTCCGGCCGGCCGAACATGCAGGCGTCACCACCCGCCGCGGCCGGGTCCGCCTGGGAATCGGTGTGCTGGCGGTCGTGGCAGGCAGCGCGCTGCTCGCGGTCGGCGCCGCTCAGGCCAACCTGCTGCTGGCTTTGCCCGGTGGTGCGCTGTCCTTCCTCGGATTCCTGCTCTGCGCCGGCCTGTTCGTCCCGGCACTCGTCACGGGCGTCGGTCGACTTGCCTCCCCTTTGGGCGTACCCGGAAAGCTCGCAGCGGTGAACGCGGTGCGCAACCCGGCCCGAACGACGGCGACAGCAACAGCCCTGCTTGTCGGCGTCACGCTCGTCAGCATGATGATGACCGGAGCACAGACATCGCGGACAGCTTTCGATGATGCCCTGGCGCAGAATTACCCGGTGGATCTGGCCGTGCAGCTTGACGGCGGAGAAGACCCGGAAGCTGCGGACACCCTGCTGGCGCTGGACGGAGTCGACGCAGTGGTGCAACCCCTGCCGGTGGCCCGCACCACAGAGGACGCCGGCGCACTGACGGTCTACAGCCTCTCGTCCGCCGACGCGGAAGCGGTCCTGCGCTCGGAGACCGCGTACCCGCAGGATGGTGAAGTGGCGATGCCGGACGGCACCCAAGTGACCGAGCTGGAGGTATCCGGTTCCTCCAGTACCCGGGTTCTTCCCGTGAAGGAAGCCGAAAGCCGCACGATTGTTCCCCTCATCACGCCGGCCACTGCCGATCAGCTCGGGCAGCTGGAGGGAACGGACGCAGCCGGAGTCCTCTGGCTGAAGCTGGATGACTCACTGGGTTCCGGAGAAATCATGCAGCTCCGCACGAGTGTGGTGGACGCCCTGGGTGTGTCCGAGTATCTCGTCTCGGGAGCGGCGCTGGAGCGGGCGACCTTCAATCAGATCATCGACGTCCTGCTGCTGGTTGTGACAGCGCTCCTGGCTGTCGCCGTATTGATCGCGCTCATCGGGGTAGCCAATACCCTGTCCCTTTCGGTGCTTGAGCGCACGCGTGAATCGGCGCTCCTACGCGCACTAGGGCTGACCCGGGGCCAGCTGCGCGGCATGCTGGCAGTGGAAGCAGTCCTGATCGCCGGGGTGGCAGCGCTGATCGGGATCGTACTCGGAATGCTCTACGGCTGGCGAGGCGCCCAGTCCGCGTTGGGCCTGGTGGCTGTTGTGACGCCGTCGTTCCCGTGGCTGCAGCTGGCGGGCGTGCTCCTTGTCGCGACTGCTGCGGGACTGGCGGCATCAGTACTGCCTGCCCGTCGCGCAGCGAGGCTCTCCCCCGTCCAGGGATTGGCCGTGGAGGGCTGACCTGCAAGGATTGCTTCACGGCCCGCAGGTGCGGGCCGTGAAGCAATCAGGAGGACCGGTGAAGAACCCCACCCGGGAAGAACGGCAATGGCTGTTTCGCTACCTGGAGGACCATCTCCTCGGAGCGACCGGAGGGGTGCGCCTCTTCCAGGCAGCCGCCCGGACCTGGGCCGGCACCCGGCACGGGCGCACGCTGTCCCGCCTGCACGACGAGATC belongs to Arthrobacter tumbae and includes:
- a CDS encoding response regulator, encoding MSTLPSTATIRVALVDDQQLVRSGFSMLINSQPDLDVVCQAGTGTEAVSVLASTVADVVLMDVRMPGMDGIEATRRILAQAQGSGPRIIVLTTFDLDEYALAAIQAGASGFLLKDAPPEELLEAVRTVHRGDAVIAPSTTRRLLEHVAPLLRAPSGANERAKSLVGSLTAREREVFTLIAQGRSNTEIASDLFLSEATVKTHVGHILAKLGARDRVQAVVLAYEAGVVQP
- a CDS encoding ABC transporter ATP-binding protein, whose translation is MTPNLSTAAAPSSVSAAAVAAESLNKSYGRDNTTVHALRDVSVSFPSGRFTAIMGPSGSGKSTLMHCLAGLDTADSGRILLGGTDITGLNDGELTRLRRDRVGFVFQSFNLIPTLTAEQNITLPVALAGGQVDREWLQQICTILGLTDRLSHRPHELSGGQQQRVAVARALLTRPDVIFGDEPTGNLDSRSGAEVLALLRRSSQEMGRTIIMVTHDPVAASYADRVILMQDGALVGELERSTPDAILSALSQLGA
- a CDS encoding ABC transporter permease, coding for MLTVALSQVSRHARRYIAVGLAVMLGVGFLAATLMVGATTTATLQNSIGAEYSKADLVVTSADGSSLLPAAADTVSSVAGVEVVHAEQQGYFVLQAGTATNMANLSALAPPVLEGLVLQEGNLPESAGEVVIDAASAEQFGVEIGDTLQGAALREGTLAENLAASGMELTVTGLSEPSAHPFLSGAIALHAVPFQVDELVPDGATSQLQVILTDGAGAGQVGTAVDQVLADAGTEASVLTAAEQTTEDVAALSGGQDQLTIVLLAFAVVAVIVTALVIANTFSVLVAQRTRELALLRCIGAGRGQIRRSVLLEAAVVGTVSSALGVLLAAGVMWALVSLARTVPGSEFATLAVPASAVVGGMVVGILMTIAAALVPARAATAVAPLAALRPAEHAGVTTRRGRVRLGIGVLAVVAGSALLAVGAAQANLLLALPGGALSFLGFLLCAGLFVPALVTGVGRLASPLGVPGKLAAVNAVRNPARTTATATALLVGVTLVSMMMTGAQTSRTAFDDALAQNYPVDLAVQLDGGEDPEAADTLLALDGVDAVVQPLPVARTTEDAGALTVYSLSSADAEAVLRSETAYPQDGEVAMPDGTQVTELEVSGSSSTRVLPVKEAESRTIVPLITPATADQLGQLEGTDAAGVLWLKLDDSLGSGEIMQLRTSVVDALGVSEYLVSGAALERATFNQIIDVLLLVVTALLAVAVLIALIGVANTLSLSVLERTRESALLRALGLTRGQLRGMLAVEAVLIAGVAALIGIVLGMLYGWRGAQSALGLVAVVTPSFPWLQLAGVLLVATAAGLAASVLPARRAARLSPVQGLAVEG